In the genome of Drosophila pseudoobscura strain MV-25-SWS-2005 chromosome 3, UCI_Dpse_MV25, whole genome shotgun sequence, one region contains:
- the LOC4804246 gene encoding phosphatidylinositol 4,5-bisphosphate 5-phosphatase A isoform X2, with amino-acid sequence MVTTTAIADLCIFLLTWNVGTHSPRNLSLTSLLALNGTTNCPGNQLPDIYVIGLQEVSTKQVLNIFKDDPWVLEIASHLEDHEYFKVDSKQLQGILITMFTKHKHITHMKNIETEATRTGLGGLWGNKGAVSIRLSLYGTGAVFVCSHLAAHDDKLKERIEDYHQIVDNHKYQASGYRRIFDHDFVFWFGDLNFRLSGDSSAWDVRTAAEGMRYDELLKQDQLNLLRETGNAFSLLEEQAPNFAPTFKFIEGTNDYDLKRRPAWCDRILHRVQRNIYPAVTLSATQLSYQSNMEYTLSDHKPVSATFNYKVDTANQTDEELHEMTHAGASTPGTPNNKSVKRIYQEYNVKESL; translated from the exons ATGGTTACGACTACGGCGATCGCCGATCTGTGCATCTTTCTGCTCACCTGGAATGTTGGAACTCATTCGCCCAGGAATTTGTCGCTGACATCGCTGCTGGCCTTGAATGGAACCACCAACTGTCCGGGCAACCAGCTGCCCGACATTTACGTCATAGGCTTGCAGGAGGTCAGCACCAAGCAGGTGCTGAACATCTTCAAAGACGACCCGTGGGTGTTGGAAATAGCCTCCCATCTGGAGGATCATGAGTACTTCAAGGTGGACTCGAAGCAGCTCCAGGGAATTCTGATAACGATGTTTACCAAACATAAGCACATTACCCACATGAAGAACATTGAAACGGAGGCGACCAGAACAGGCCTAGGAGGGCTGTGGGGTAACAAGGGTGCAGTAAGCATCCGGCTCAGTCTGTACGGAACTGGAGCTGTCTTTGTGTGTTCCCATTTGGCGGCCCACGACGACAAGCTGAAGGAACGTATTGAGGACTACCACCAGATAGTGGACAACCACAAGTACCAAGCCTCGGGCTATCGTCGGATCTTTGACCACGATTTTGTCTTCTGGTTTGGTGACCTCAACTTCCGGCTGTCCGGCGACAGCAGTGCATGGGACGTGAGGACCGCCGCAGAGGGTATGCGCTATGACGAGCTGCTCAAGCAGGACCAGTTGAACCTGCTGAGGGAGACGGGGAATGCCTTTAGCttgctggaggagcaggccCCCAACTTTGCGCCCACTTTTAAG TTCATTGAGGGCACCAATGACTACGACCTGAAGCGGCGCCCGGCCTGGTGTGATAGGATCCTGCATCGCGTGCAGCGCAACATTTATCCGGCCGTTACTTTGAGCGCCACCCAGCTGTCTTATCAGTCGAATATGGAGTATACGCTCTCCGACCACAAGCCCGTATCTGCTACATTCAACTACAAAGTAGACACTGCTAATCAGACCGACGAGGAGTTGCATGAAATGACCCATGCCGGCGCCTCAACCCCCGGTACCCCAAAT AACAAATCTGTGAAACGAATATATCAAGAGTACAATGTGAAGGAATCTCTTTAA
- the LOC4804246 gene encoding phosphatidylinositol 4,5-bisphosphate 5-phosphatase A isoform X3: MVTTTAIADLCIFLLTWNVGTHSPRNLSLTSLLALNGTTNCPGNQLPDIYVIGLQEVSTKQVLNIFKDDPWVLEIASHLEDHEYFKVDSKQLQGILITMFTKHKHITHMKNIETEATRTGLGGLWGNKGAVSIRLSLYGTGAVFVCSHLAAHDDKLKERIEDYHQIVDNHKYQASGYRRIFDHDFVFWFGDLNFRLSGDSSAWDVRTAAEGMRYDELLKQDQLNLLRETGNAFSLLEEQAPNFAPTFKFIEGTNDYDLKRRPAWCDRILHRVQRNIYPAVTLSATQLSYQSNMEYTLSDHKPVSATFNYKVDTANQTDEELHEMTHAGASTPGTPNLFNAQLEQW; this comes from the exons ATGGTTACGACTACGGCGATCGCCGATCTGTGCATCTTTCTGCTCACCTGGAATGTTGGAACTCATTCGCCCAGGAATTTGTCGCTGACATCGCTGCTGGCCTTGAATGGAACCACCAACTGTCCGGGCAACCAGCTGCCCGACATTTACGTCATAGGCTTGCAGGAGGTCAGCACCAAGCAGGTGCTGAACATCTTCAAAGACGACCCGTGGGTGTTGGAAATAGCCTCCCATCTGGAGGATCATGAGTACTTCAAGGTGGACTCGAAGCAGCTCCAGGGAATTCTGATAACGATGTTTACCAAACATAAGCACATTACCCACATGAAGAACATTGAAACGGAGGCGACCAGAACAGGCCTAGGAGGGCTGTGGGGTAACAAGGGTGCAGTAAGCATCCGGCTCAGTCTGTACGGAACTGGAGCTGTCTTTGTGTGTTCCCATTTGGCGGCCCACGACGACAAGCTGAAGGAACGTATTGAGGACTACCACCAGATAGTGGACAACCACAAGTACCAAGCCTCGGGCTATCGTCGGATCTTTGACCACGATTTTGTCTTCTGGTTTGGTGACCTCAACTTCCGGCTGTCCGGCGACAGCAGTGCATGGGACGTGAGGACCGCCGCAGAGGGTATGCGCTATGACGAGCTGCTCAAGCAGGACCAGTTGAACCTGCTGAGGGAGACGGGGAATGCCTTTAGCttgctggaggagcaggccCCCAACTTTGCGCCCACTTTTAAG TTCATTGAGGGCACCAATGACTACGACCTGAAGCGGCGCCCGGCCTGGTGTGATAGGATCCTGCATCGCGTGCAGCGCAACATTTATCCGGCCGTTACTTTGAGCGCCACCCAGCTGTCTTATCAGTCGAATATGGAGTATACGCTCTCCGACCACAAGCCCGTATCTGCTACATTCAACTACAAAGTAGACACTGCTAATCAGACCGACGAGGAGTTGCATGAAATGACCCATGCCGGCGCCTCAACCCCCGGTACCCCAAAT TTGTTTAATGCGCAGCTAGAGCAATGGTGA
- the LOC4804246 gene encoding phosphatidylinositol 4,5-bisphosphate 5-phosphatase A isoform X1: MVTTTAIADLCIFLLTWNVGTHSPRNLSLTSLLALNGTTNCPGNQLPDIYVIGLQEVSTKQVLNIFKDDPWVLEIASHLEDHEYFKVDSKQLQGILITMFTKHKHITHMKNIETEATRTGLGGLWGNKGAVSIRLSLYGTGAVFVCSHLAAHDDKLKERIEDYHQIVDNHKYQASGYRRIFDHDFVFWFGDLNFRLSGDSSAWDVRTAAEGMRYDELLKQDQLNLLRETGNAFSLLEEQAPNFAPTFKFIEGTNDYDLKRRPAWCDRILHRVQRNIYPAVTLSATQLSYQSNMEYTLSDHKPVSATFNYKVDTANQTDEELHEMTHAGASTPGTPNVSLTFAFIVLVALPYSQL, translated from the exons ATGGTTACGACTACGGCGATCGCCGATCTGTGCATCTTTCTGCTCACCTGGAATGTTGGAACTCATTCGCCCAGGAATTTGTCGCTGACATCGCTGCTGGCCTTGAATGGAACCACCAACTGTCCGGGCAACCAGCTGCCCGACATTTACGTCATAGGCTTGCAGGAGGTCAGCACCAAGCAGGTGCTGAACATCTTCAAAGACGACCCGTGGGTGTTGGAAATAGCCTCCCATCTGGAGGATCATGAGTACTTCAAGGTGGACTCGAAGCAGCTCCAGGGAATTCTGATAACGATGTTTACCAAACATAAGCACATTACCCACATGAAGAACATTGAAACGGAGGCGACCAGAACAGGCCTAGGAGGGCTGTGGGGTAACAAGGGTGCAGTAAGCATCCGGCTCAGTCTGTACGGAACTGGAGCTGTCTTTGTGTGTTCCCATTTGGCGGCCCACGACGACAAGCTGAAGGAACGTATTGAGGACTACCACCAGATAGTGGACAACCACAAGTACCAAGCCTCGGGCTATCGTCGGATCTTTGACCACGATTTTGTCTTCTGGTTTGGTGACCTCAACTTCCGGCTGTCCGGCGACAGCAGTGCATGGGACGTGAGGACCGCCGCAGAGGGTATGCGCTATGACGAGCTGCTCAAGCAGGACCAGTTGAACCTGCTGAGGGAGACGGGGAATGCCTTTAGCttgctggaggagcaggccCCCAACTTTGCGCCCACTTTTAAG TTCATTGAGGGCACCAATGACTACGACCTGAAGCGGCGCCCGGCCTGGTGTGATAGGATCCTGCATCGCGTGCAGCGCAACATTTATCCGGCCGTTACTTTGAGCGCCACCCAGCTGTCTTATCAGTCGAATATGGAGTATACGCTCTCCGACCACAAGCCCGTATCTGCTACATTCAACTACAAAGTAGACACTGCTAATCAGACCGACGAGGAGTTGCATGAAATGACCCATGCCGGCGCCTCAACCCCCGGTACCCCAAATGTTAGTTTGACCTTCGCCTTTATCGTGCTTGTAGCTTTGCCTTATTCTCAACTCTGA
- the NiPp1 gene encoding nuclear inhibitor of protein phosphatase 1, protein MANSYDIPSWAGKPPTGLHLDVLKDEKLVQKLMVDDKKCYLFGRNSQMNDFCIDHASCSRVHAAFVYHKHLNITYLVDLGSTHGTFIGTLRLEAHKPTQLQINSQFHFGASTRNYILRERPSAGQHTNIMEDLPISETGDGALLGLPESQTELDNLTEYNTAHNRRISMLGIDDDTNMRKQNALKQGRRCRNVTFNDEEIVINPEDVDPNVGRFRNLVQTTVVPAKRSRYDLNHMGIHSGHSSLAAANAASVQQMFQQSLAENKHHQHRDLAALQASPQSPTNSLYQGLPEVHGKSDLEPISPLSISSKLGLLLPNPAPEVMPVFEEEVEPTSTLAQKLAVANAGVRRHAEDPHDSSGEGDGLGPQKKKYAKEAWPGRKPMLGQL, encoded by the exons ATGGCTAACAGCTACGACATACCCAGTTG GGCTGGAAAACCGCCGACGGGGCTCCACTTGGATGTTCTCAAGGATGAAAAACTAGTACAAAAACTGATGGTTGATGATAAAAAATGCTATTTATTTGGTCGAAACAGTCAAATGAATGACTTTTGCATCGACCACGCGTCGTGCTCCCGCGTGCACGCGGCCTTTGTGTACCACAAGCACCTCAACATTACATACCTCGTGGATTTGGGTTCCA CTCATGGAACGTTCATTGGGACCCTTAGACTGGAGGCTCACAAGCCAACACAGCTTCAGATTAATAGCCAATTTCATTTTGGGGCTTCGACAAGGAACTACATCCTCCGCGAGCGACCGTCTGCCGGACAGCACACCAACATCATGGAGGATCTGCCCATCAGCGAGACCGGTGATGGAGCCTTGCTGGGTCTACCCGAAAGCCAAACTGAATTGGAT AATCTCACCGAGTACAACACGGCCCATAACAGGCGTATTTCAATGCTGGGCATTGACGATGACACCAACATGCGCAAGCAGAACGCATTGAAACAGGGGCGGCGGTGTCGTAATGTCACGTTTAATGACGAGGAGATCGTCATCAATCCAGAGGATGTAGACCCCAATGTGGGACGCTTCCGTAATCTTGTGCAGACTACAGTGGTGCCGGCCAAGCGGTCTCGGTACGATCTCAACCACATGGGCATCCATTCAGGCCACAGCAGCTTGGCGGCTGCCAATGCAGCCAGTGTGCAACAGATGTTCCAGCAGAGCCTGGCAGAAAATAAACATCATCAGCACCGAGACTTGGCAGCTTTGCAAGCGTCTCCGCAGTCACCCACGAACTCACTATATCAGGGACTCCCAGAGGTTCACGGCAAGAGCGATCTAGAACCCATTTCTCCTCTGAGCATTAGCTCCAAGTTGGGCCTGCTTCTACCCAATCCCGCGCCCGAGGTGATGCCCGTTTTTGAAGAGGAGGTGGAGCCTACTTCTACTTTGGCTCAAAAGCTGGCCGTTGCCAATGCCGGAG TGCGTCGCCATGCTGAGGATCCACACGATTCGAGTGGCGAGGGCGATGGTCTGGGACCACAGAAGAAGAAATACGCCAAGGAGGCTTGGCCGGGACGCAAGCCAATGCTGGGACAGTTGTAA
- the AsnRS-m gene encoding probable asparagine--tRNA ligase, mitochondrial, translating to MLLIRRFYCSSQRISHIAKSNKRGDSLGIRGWIKNIRRLKNNTFLDIDDGSSSSRFQVVVPRNPETQNLTPGSVISAVGEIQVAPNGNFELHADRVESLAEGHLQDGYPFTPKQKHAPEYVREHLHLRSRVDYVAAQMRIRHKAQKAIHDYMDELDFVQINTPLMTTNDCEGAGEVFRVQPDSEELLKQMARPNVPAEQSYFDSKVFLSVSGQLHLEAMTYGLGNTYCLAPAFRAENSKSPLHLAEFYMFEAELAHLDELEKLAKFIEQMLKSITNRVLETSSEDLHFCQRNANASSDLPWLTVPWTIMSYDDALHVLQANKESLKTPISLDEGFTKDQELFLVSHCGTPVFVVDWPTQQKPFYMKITRNNPDRVHALDLLMPAVGELCGGSLRESDAATLSSHPQFPKDLSWYVDLRKYGGIPTGGFGMGFERYLQLVTGVKNIRDVIPFPRYPHSCKM from the exons atgttACTTATTAGAAGGTTTTACTGTAGCTCTCAGCGAATAAGTCATATAGCCAAGTCAAATAAGCGAGGCGACTCACTCGGTATTCGG GGCTGGATAAAAAACATTCGCCGGTTGAAGAACAACACATTTCTGGACATTGATGATGGATCTTCGAGCAGCAGATTCCAAGTCGTTGTGCCACGCAATCCAGAAACACAAAACCTAACACCGGGCAGCGTCATCTCGGCTGTGGGAGAGATCCAAGTGGCACCTAACGGAAACTTTGAGCTGCATGCAGATCGCGTGGAATCACTGG CCGAAGGACACCTGCAGGATGGCTATCCTTTCACCCCCAAGCAGAAACACGCACCGGAATATGTTCGAGAGCATCTGCATCTCCGCTCCCGTGTCGACTACGTAGCCGCCCAGATGCGAATCAGACACAAGGCTCAGAAAGCCATACATGACTACATGGATGAGCTGGATTTTGTGCAAATCAACACTCCTCTGATGACCACCAACGATTGTGAGGGTGCCGGCGAGGTTTTCCGTGTACAGCCCGACTCGGAGGAACTGCTTAAGCAAATGGCCCGGCCCAATGTCCCAGCAGAACAAAGCTATTTTGACAGCAAGGTCTTTCTTTCCGTCTCGGGACAACTGCACCTTGAGGCCATGACCTATGGCCTGGGAAACACGTACTGTCTAGCCCCCGCCTTTCGAGCCGAGAACTCCAAGTCGCCATTGCATTTAGCCGAGTTCTATATGTTTGAAGCCGAGCTGGCGCATTTGGATGAGCTGGAGAAGCTGGCGAAATTTATTGAGCAGATGCTTAAGTCCATTACAAATCGCGTACTCGAGACGAGCTCAGAGGACTTGCACTTCTGCCAGCGCAATGCCAATGCTAGCTCGGATCTGCCTTGGCTGACTGTTCCATGGACGATCATGAGCTACGATGATGCTCTCCACGTGCTCCAGGCCAACAAGGAGAGTCTGAAGACGCCCATCAGCTTGGACGAGGGTTTTACCAAGGACCAGGAACTTTTTCTTGTGTCCCACTGCGGCACTCCCGTCTTTGTTGTAGATTGGCCCACCCAGCAAAAGCCTTTTTACATGAAAATCACTCGCAATAATCCGGATCGGGTCCACGCCCTAGACCTGCTGATGCCAGCTGTGGGGGAATTGTGTGGTGGCAGCTTGCGTGAGAGCGATGCAGCCACTTTGAGCTCCCATCCACAGTTTCCCAAGGACTTGTCGTGGTATGTGGACCTGCGAAAATACGGAGGGATCCCTACGGGCGGCTTTGGCATGGGCTTTGAGCGATATCTGCAGCTCGTGACGGGTGTTAAGAACATACGGGATGTGATACCATTTCCCCGATATCCACACAGCTGCAAAATGTGA
- the MED9 gene encoding mediator of RNA polymerase II transcription subunit 9: MELSPNNQIEDRKPILTADGLVQTSNSPFEPTISQETQTSNGIGTQCQLTVDQLDIEILPIIYDVVRCVEKDPLENAVKLRESQDCNHKIFELQKRFESAREQIRQLPGIDYNKDEQLQRLELLRNQLKLKQQLIRKYKDTEF, from the exons aTGGAATTGTCGCCAAACAATCAAATCGAGGACAGAAAACCCATCCTTACAGCCGACGGACTCGTGCAAACCTCCAACTCGCCCTTCGAGCCGACTATATCGCAGGAGACGCAGACTTCCAACGGCATCGGCACCCAGTGCCAGCTGACGGTCGACCAACTGGACATCGAGATTCTGCCGATCATCTACGACGTGGTGCGCTG CGTGGAAAAGGATCCACTTGAGAACGCTGTGAAGCTGCGCGAGTCCCAGGACTGCAACCACAAG ATCTTTGAACTGCAGAAGCGTTTCGAGTCCGCGCGCGAGCAAATAAGGCAGCTGCCCGGCATCGACTACAACAAAGACGAGCAGTTGCAACGTCTCGAACTGCTGCGGAATCAACTTAAGCTGAAGCAGCAGCTCATACGCAAGTACAAGGACACGGAATTCTAG
- the LOC6898433 gene encoding protein NCBP2AS2 homolog — protein sequence MVLRLLMRYLANNEQLIQRMADSYPMRRAAQLVVSLMYRTKSLAREQGLHEMTPERFKSFVSMFKNNVKQELEGVKKDLKNRKD from the exons ATGGTACTGCGACTACTGATGCGGTATCTGGCCAACAATGAGCAGCTTATCCAGCGCATGGCAGACAGCTATCCCATGCGTCGGGCTGCCCAGCTGGTCGTCTCCCTCATGTACCGCACCAAGAGTCTGGCCAGGGAGCAGGGGCTGCACGAGATGACACCGGAACGCTTCAA GTCCTTCGTCAGTATGTTCAAGAACAATGTAAAACAGGAGCTGGAGGGTGTGAAGAAGGATCTAAAAAACAGGAAAGACTAG
- the GTPBP1 gene encoding GTP-binding protein 1, with amino-acid sequence MHSNSMNNIQSVPPPPVAGAGVGVGIKTARSNIFNVDGLPQQMASLTIDYSSIRGKDVLVEPNEGQMELLQKRLLDRIADSCGETIYEIGVGEDGSDKGLNPEQFDASVSTLHLLAANIDADVVKLRERRAEKGQTAQFLIRKHIETTDFMEIRVAVVGNVDAGKSTLLGVLTHGELDNGRGHARQRLFRHKHEIESGRTSSVGNDILGFDGVGNVVNKPDHGHLDWVKICENSAKVITFIDLAGHERYLKTTVFGMTGHAPDFGMLMIGANAGIIGMTKEHLGLALALAVPVFVVVTKIDMCPANVLLDNMKMLFKMLKSQGCRKVPVVVRSQDDVVLSATNFVSERLCPIFQVSNVTGDNLELLKTFLNLLSTRMAGSESLPAEFQIDDVYSVPGVGTVVSGTCLQGTIKLNDGLMLGPDAVGAFVPITIKSIHRKRMNVARVRCGQTASFALKKIKRAYLRKGMVMVSPDLKPQACWEFEGEILVLHHPTTISARYQAMVHCGSIRQTASIIHMSRDCLRTGDKAQVKFRFIKQPEYIRPGQRLVFREGRTKAVGNILRPMPHAAASPYRPKPAKMQSRSQNGGSNGTNNRLQGQGSSSGASCSKDCGEEKLNGDKREGGSRRGGKRKRNNRPPLPGTNQSNGSAALTLPLPGGEAPSSAASTACPE; translated from the exons ATGCATAGCAATAGTATGAATAACATACAGAGCGTCCCGCCTCCCCCCGTGGCTGGTgcgggcgtgggcgtgggcattAAGACGGCCCGGAGCAACATCTTCAATGTGGATGGTTTGCCGCAGCAAATGGCCAGCCTGACCATCGACTACTCCAGCATTCGAGGCAAGGATGTGCTGGTGGAGCCGAATGAGGGTCAAATGGAGCTGCTCCAGAAGCGGCTCCTTGACCGCATAGCGGACAGTTGTGGGGAGACCATCTACGAGATTGGCGTTGGCGAGG ATGGCAGCGATAAGGGTCTGAATCCGGAGCAATTCGATGCCTCCGTGAGCACGTTGCATCTGCTGGCAGCCAACATCGATGCAGACGTGGTCAAGCTGCGTGAGCGGCGGGCAGAAAAGGGACAGACGGCCCAGTTCCTCATACGGAAGCACATCGAGACGACCGATTTCATGGAGATACG AGTGGCCGTTGTGGGTAATGTGGACGCTGGCAAGTCCACCCTGCTGGGTGTGCTCACCCATGGGGAGCTGGACAATGGACGCGGTCATGCGCGCCAGCGACTCTTTCGGCACAAGCACGAAATTGAGAGCGGACGCACCAGCTCCGTGGGCAACGACATACTTGGCTTCGATGGGGTGGGCAACGTGGTCAACAAGCCGGACCATGGACACCTGGACTGGGTCAAAATCTGCGAGAACTCTGCCAAGGTCATCACCTTCATCGATCTGGCAGGGCACGAGCGCTACCTTAAAACCACAGTCTTCGGCATGACTGGACATGCTCCAGACTTCGGGATGTTGATG ATCGGGGCTAATGCTGGCATCATTGGAATGACCAAAGAGCACTTAGGCTTGGCCCTTGCCCTGGCCGTGCCCGTCTTCGTGGTGGTCACTAAGATCGACATGTGTCCTGCCAACGTGTTGCTAGACAACATGAAGATGCTATTTAAGATGCTCAAGTCGCAGGGGTGCCGCAAGGTGCCCGTGGTGGTGCGCTCCCAGGACGACGTCGTTCTTAGTGCCACGAACTTCGTCAGCGAGCGTCTGTGCCCCATTTTCCAGGTGTCCAATGTGACCGGAGACAACCTAGAGCTGTTGAAAACGTTCCTTAATCTGCTGAGCACGCGGATGGCCGGCTCCGAGAGTCTACCAGCCGAGTTTCAGATCGACGATGTCTACTCTGTGCCAGGCGTCGGCACGGTAGTCTCGGGAACTTGTCTCCAAGGCACCATTAAGTTGAACGACGGTCTCATGCTTGGCCCTGATGCAGTGGGGGCCTTCGTGCCGATCACTATCAAGAGCATACACCGGAAGAGGATGAACGTGGCACGCGTGCGCTGTGGTCAGACGGCAAGCTTCGCCCTGAAGAAGATTAAGCGGGCCTACCTGAGGAAGGGGATGGTGATGGTGTCGCCGGACTTGAAGCCCCAGGCCTGCTGGGAGTTCGAGGGAGAGATTCTGGTGCTCCATCACCCCACCACCATTTCAGCCAGATACCAGGCGATGGTCCATTGCGGCAGCATACGCCAGACGGCATCCATCATACATATGTCGCGGGACTGCCTCCGCACTGGCGACAAGGCCCAAGTGAAGTTCCGCTTCATCAAGCAGCCGGAGTACATACGACCCGGTCAGCGTCTGGTATTCCGCGAGGGACGCACCAAGGCAGTGGGTAACATCCTGCGTCCCATGCCCCACGCAGCCGCTTCTCCTTACCGCCCCAAGCCTGCCAAGATGCAATCCCGATCTCAGAACGGCGGAAGCAATGGCACCAACAATCGACTGCAGGGCCAGGGAAGCTCCTCCGGAGCTAGTTGCAGCAAGGACTGTGGCGAGGAGAAGCTGAATGGCGACAAGCGCGAGGGAGGCAGCCGTCGAGGCGGCAAGCGGAAACGAAACAATCGCCCGCCACTGCCCGGGACGAATCAATCCAACGGCTCTGCCGCCCTAACGCTACCGCTTCCCGGCGGTGAGGCACCGTCCTCGGCTGCCTCCACGGCATGCCCGGAGTGA